A window of the Comamonas sp. Y33R10-2 genome harbors these coding sequences:
- a CDS encoding RDD family protein codes for MQQDISIRDDRAAPSETPNFIAPSLRRRMACWLYEGMLLFGVVFLAGYLFGTLSQTRNALDNRHFLQAFMLVVLGIYFVWFWSKGSGQTLAMKTWHIRVLDAQGHPLTQTRALLRYTVSWMWWLPPLAVLYPFDLPPLEVLVLMAGWIMVWALLSRFHPKKQFWHDAWAGTQLVHQAPAPKRIR; via the coding sequence ATGCAGCAAGATATTTCGATTCGTGATGACAGAGCAGCACCTTCAGAAACTCCTAATTTCATAGCTCCAAGCCTACGCCGCAGAATGGCTTGCTGGCTTTATGAAGGCATGTTGTTGTTTGGCGTCGTGTTCCTTGCCGGCTACCTGTTCGGCACACTGTCCCAAACCCGCAATGCGCTTGATAACCGCCACTTTCTGCAAGCTTTCATGCTGGTAGTGCTGGGCATTTACTTTGTCTGGTTCTGGAGCAAGGGCAGCGGCCAAACGCTTGCCATGAAGACTTGGCATATCCGCGTGCTGGATGCCCAAGGTCACCCTTTAACCCAAACCCGCGCTTTGCTTCGCTATACCGTGAGTTGGATGTGGTGGCTGCCTCCTTTGGCAGTGCTCTACCCGTTTGATTTGCCTCCGCTAGAGGTGCTAGTGCTGATGGCGGGCTGGATTATGGTCTGGGCCCTACTCAGCCGCTTTCACCCCAAAAAACAGTTCTGGCATGACGCATGGGCCGGCACTCAACTGGTGCATCAAGCCCCCGCCCCTAAACGCATTCGCTGA
- a CDS encoding DUF3106 domain-containing protein, translating into MPTEKRSILSSINTAAVMAALLLVALSWIGWNVVQQVRLAPSSVPPSTMAASKTMHADPSTRQKATALASGPRWAELSSHQRQVLSPLQERWPMISSVQKRRWIALTDGFDKLSEREQEKLHERMESWTDFSSAQRNQARLNFAITNKLATDKQAQWEAYQALSDEEKRLLASRAAPKVVTAAPAITPLGAKRLTRIPAATAAPNTTPNLPKIPPATIHHPPPPVPSTPAMVETHPVRTPSIIVETAPVDIPRATPITLPPLDAPAQESH; encoded by the coding sequence ATGCCTACTGAAAAGCGCTCCATCCTGAGCTCCATCAACACCGCCGCCGTCATGGCGGCGCTGTTGTTGGTGGCTCTATCCTGGATAGGGTGGAACGTCGTGCAGCAAGTCAGACTCGCCCCCAGCTCGGTGCCTCCCTCAACCATGGCTGCATCTAAGACCATGCACGCCGACCCGTCCACGCGCCAAAAAGCAACGGCGCTCGCATCTGGCCCCCGCTGGGCTGAACTGAGCAGCCATCAGCGTCAAGTACTGTCGCCTTTGCAAGAGCGCTGGCCCATGATCAGTTCGGTACAAAAGCGCCGCTGGATCGCTCTGACTGATGGCTTCGATAAGCTCAGCGAACGCGAGCAAGAAAAGCTGCACGAGCGCATGGAGTCTTGGACGGACTTCAGTTCAGCCCAGCGCAATCAAGCCCGCCTGAACTTCGCAATCACCAATAAACTGGCCACAGACAAGCAAGCTCAATGGGAAGCCTATCAAGCCCTGAGCGATGAAGAAAAGCGCTTGCTCGCGTCCCGCGCCGCCCCCAAAGTGGTCACAGCTGCTCCCGCTATCACACCCCTAGGGGCCAAAAGGCTGACTCGCATTCCTGCCGCCACAGCAGCCCCTAATACAACGCCGAATCTGCCCAAGATTCCGCCCGCGACCATCCATCACCCACCTCCACCCGTGCCCTCTACACCGGCGATGGTGGAGACGCATCCGGTACGCACGCCTTCCATCATTGTGGAGACTGCGCCAGTAGATATTCCACGCGCCACGCCCATTACGCTGCCGCCATTAGATGCGCCAGCGCAAGAGTCGCACTGA
- a CDS encoding DUF3619 family protein: MKSVPTLQQEQAADRFARHITARLSEGEAWLPYEVTERLRASRERSVSERRREAFALHTQTNTAVSAQGNAATMGSPNEGTGWWRALISAIPVFALIAGLVIYNSDSEQSMLTEVTAVDTALLTDDLPPAAYSDPGFIQYLKTSAPTSEH, encoded by the coding sequence ATGAAATCCGTGCCCACACTCCAGCAAGAACAGGCCGCCGACCGTTTCGCACGCCACATCACAGCCCGCCTGAGCGAAGGCGAAGCTTGGCTGCCCTACGAAGTAACTGAGCGCCTGCGCGCCTCCCGCGAGCGCTCCGTCTCCGAGCGCCGCCGTGAAGCCTTTGCCCTGCATACTCAAACCAATACAGCGGTATCCGCTCAAGGCAATGCCGCAACCATGGGCAGCCCCAACGAGGGTACTGGCTGGTGGCGCGCGCTGATTTCGGCCATTCCTGTGTTTGCGCTGATTGCTGGCTTGGTAATTTACAACTCGGACAGCGAACAAAGTATGCTGACCGAAGTTACTGCGGTGGATACCGCCTTGCTGACTGACGACTTGCCTCCAGCGGCTTACTCAGACCCAGGCTTTATTCAGTACCTCAAGACCTCGGCCCCCACCTCGGAACATTAA
- a CDS encoding RNA polymerase sigma factor has protein sequence MATEQELSAFLKGVEKRAFKRSFFHVRDEDAALDIVQDSMLKLSQHYGDKPINELPMLFQRILSNSTLDWFRRQKTQKALFTHFSDLESSDDEGGFDWLETYATNADEAAARNVENLTERKQTLQSIEKEIQELPARQREAFLMRYWEEMDVAETAAAMGCSEGSVKTHCFRAIQTLSKALKAKGIEL, from the coding sequence TTGGCTACAGAACAAGAACTGTCTGCATTCCTCAAAGGCGTAGAAAAGCGCGCATTCAAGCGCAGCTTTTTTCACGTCCGCGATGAAGATGCGGCCTTGGATATCGTGCAAGACAGCATGCTCAAACTGTCTCAGCACTATGGGGATAAGCCTATCAACGAGCTACCCATGCTGTTCCAGCGCATTCTCTCGAACAGCACGTTAGACTGGTTCAGACGCCAAAAAACCCAAAAAGCGCTGTTTACACACTTTAGTGATCTAGAGTCCTCAGACGATGAAGGCGGCTTTGACTGGCTAGAAACTTACGCCACCAATGCCGATGAAGCAGCGGCGCGCAATGTCGAAAATCTGACAGAACGAAAGCAAACGCTACAAAGCATAGAAAAAGAAATACAAGAGCTCCCAGCGCGTCAACGCGAAGCCTTCCTCATGCGTTATTGGGAGGAGATGGATGTTGCGGAGACCGCTGCAGCCATGGGCTGCTCCGAAGGCAGTGTGAAAACACATTGCTTTCGAGCCATCCAAACATTGAGCAAGGCACTCAAGGCCAAAGGAATCGAGTTATGA
- a CDS encoding acetolactate synthase 3 catalytic subunit, which translates to MEISKAELASAAAASSSKGAQELMGSEILIKSLQAEGVKHLWGYPGGAVLYIYDALYKQETIQHVLVRHEQAAVHAADGFARATGEVGVALVTSGPGLTNAVTGIATAYTDSIPLVVIAGQTSTNQIGTDAFQECDTVGITRPIVKHNFLVKDVRDLAETMKKAFHIARTGRPGPVVVDIPKDVSFKKALYAGYPEKLEMRSYNPVKKGHAGQIRKALQLLLAAKRPYIYTGGGVLLGNATNELRTLVEMLGYPVTSTLMGLGAYPASDKKFLGMLGMHGTIEANNAMQNSDVLLAVGARFDDRVIGNPKHFMSVERKIIHIDVDPSSISKRVKVDVPIVGDVKDVLVELIAMLRESTQRADEGALSQWWSTIEGWRSRDCLAYDMSNTDVIKPQYVVDTLWKMTKDADAYVTSDVGQHQMWAAQYYRFDEPRRWINSGGLGTMGVGLPYAMGIKLAKPDAEVFCITGEGSIQMNIQELATCKQYNTPVVICALNNRFLGMVRQWQEIEYSGRYSSSYMDSLPDFVKLAEAYGHRGILVEKPEDVEGALREARRIVREESKTVFLDFRTDPTENVFPMVQAGRGITEMLLGADDL; encoded by the coding sequence ATGGAAATTTCCAAAGCTGAGCTGGCCTCCGCGGCAGCCGCTTCGTCCTCCAAGGGCGCCCAAGAGTTAATGGGCTCCGAAATCCTCATCAAGTCTCTTCAGGCTGAAGGTGTCAAGCACCTGTGGGGTTACCCAGGCGGGGCAGTTCTCTACATTTACGACGCTCTGTACAAGCAAGAGACGATTCAGCATGTGCTGGTGCGCCATGAGCAGGCGGCTGTGCATGCGGCCGATGGCTTTGCCCGTGCAACCGGTGAAGTAGGCGTGGCGCTGGTGACATCCGGCCCCGGCCTGACCAATGCGGTTACTGGTATTGCTACGGCTTATACAGACTCCATCCCTTTGGTCGTGATTGCTGGCCAGACTTCGACCAATCAAATCGGTACCGATGCTTTCCAAGAGTGCGACACCGTGGGCATTACGCGTCCCATCGTCAAACACAACTTCTTGGTGAAAGACGTACGCGATCTGGCCGAGACCATGAAGAAGGCTTTCCACATTGCCCGCACCGGCCGCCCAGGCCCTGTGGTGGTGGATATTCCTAAAGACGTGTCCTTTAAGAAGGCGCTGTACGCCGGCTATCCAGAAAAGCTGGAAATGCGCTCGTATAACCCTGTCAAAAAGGGTCATGCAGGCCAGATTCGCAAGGCACTGCAATTGCTGCTGGCGGCCAAGCGTCCCTACATCTATACAGGCGGCGGTGTGTTGCTGGGCAATGCAACCAACGAGCTGCGCACTTTGGTGGAGATGCTGGGCTACCCGGTGACCAGCACTTTGATGGGCTTGGGAGCCTATCCTGCCAGCGACAAGAAGTTCCTCGGCATGCTGGGCATGCACGGCACGATTGAAGCCAATAACGCCATGCAAAACAGCGATGTGCTGCTGGCCGTGGGCGCTCGCTTTGACGACCGCGTGATTGGTAACCCCAAGCACTTTATGTCGGTAGAGCGCAAGATCATTCACATCGACGTGGATCCATCCTCTATCTCCAAGCGCGTGAAGGTGGATGTGCCTATTGTGGGTGATGTCAAGGATGTGCTGGTTGAGCTGATCGCCATGCTGCGCGAATCCACTCAGCGTGCTGATGAAGGTGCTCTGAGCCAGTGGTGGAGCACCATTGAAGGCTGGCGCAGCCGCGATTGCTTGGCCTATGACATGTCGAACACCGACGTGATCAAGCCCCAGTACGTGGTGGATACGCTGTGGAAGATGACGAAAGATGCCGACGCTTACGTGACATCTGACGTGGGTCAGCACCAGATGTGGGCCGCGCAGTACTACCGTTTTGACGAGCCGCGCCGCTGGATTAACTCTGGCGGTCTGGGCACCATGGGTGTGGGTCTGCCTTATGCCATGGGTATCAAGCTGGCTAAGCCTGATGCTGAAGTGTTCTGCATCACGGGCGAAGGCTCGATTCAGATGAACATTCAAGAGCTGGCCACCTGCAAGCAATACAACACGCCTGTGGTGATCTGCGCGCTGAACAACCGCTTCCTGGGCATGGTGCGGCAGTGGCAAGAAATTGAGTACTCGGGCCGCTACTCCAGCAGCTACATGGACTCTCTGCCTGACTTCGTGAAGCTGGCTGAGGCTTATGGCCACCGCGGCATTCTGGTGGAAAAGCCTGAAGACGTGGAAGGCGCGCTGCGCGAAGCCCGCCGCATCGTGCGCGAAGAGAGCAAGACTGTTTTCCTTGACTTCCGTACCGATCCTACCGAGAACGTGTTCCCCATGGTGCAAGCCGGTCGCGGTATCACGGAAATGCTGCTGGGCGCTGACGATTTGTGA
- the ilvN gene encoding acetolactate synthase small subunit, whose protein sequence is MKHIIAVLLENEPGALSRVVGLFSARGYNIESLTVAPTEDPSLSRMTILTTGSDDVIEQITKHLNRLIEVVKVVDLTEGSYTERELMMVKVRAVGKEREEMKRMADIFRGRIIDVTEKSYTVELTGDQSKNDAFLQAIDRTAILETVRTGASGIGRGERILRV, encoded by the coding sequence ATGAAGCACATTATTGCCGTCCTGCTCGAAAACGAGCCCGGAGCACTTTCGCGCGTTGTGGGCCTGTTTTCGGCCCGTGGCTACAACATCGAATCCCTGACGGTGGCGCCGACGGAAGACCCGTCGCTGTCGCGCATGACCATTTTGACCACCGGCTCGGATGATGTGATTGAGCAAATCACAAAGCATCTGAATCGCCTGATTGAAGTGGTCAAGGTGGTTGACCTCACAGAAGGTTCTTACACCGAGCGCGAGCTGATGATGGTCAAGGTGCGAGCTGTTGGCAAGGAGCGCGAAGAGATGAAGCGCATGGCCGATATCTTTCGCGGCCGCATCATCGATGTGACCGAAAAAAGCTACACCGTTGAGCTGACCGGTGACCAGTCCAAGAACGACGCCTTCCTGCAAGCCATTGATCGCACTGCCATTTTGGAGACAGTGCGCACAGGTGCCTCAGGTATTGGCCGTGGCGAGCGCATTCTGCGTGTCTAA
- the ilvC gene encoding ketol-acid reductoisomerase — MKVFYDKDCDLSLIKGKTVAIIGYGSQGHAHAQNLNESGVKVVVGLRKGGASWDKVGKAGLNVMEVNDAVKAADVVMMLLPDENIPDVYNNNVAPNIKAGAVLAFAHGFNVHYNQVVPRADVDVIMVAPKGPGHTVRSEYLKGGGVPSLIAVYQDVSGKARDIALSYASANGGGKGGIIETNFKEETETDLFGEQAVLCGGAVELVKMGFETLTEAGYAPEMAYFECLHELKLIVDLMYEGGIANMNYSISNNAEYGEYVTGTEVINDKSREAMRNALKRIQSGEYAKMFISEGRLNYPSMTARRRQNADHAIEQVGGQLRAMMPWISKNKLVDQTRN; from the coding sequence ATGAAAGTTTTCTACGACAAAGACTGTGACCTGAGCCTGATCAAGGGCAAGACTGTAGCCATCATTGGTTACGGCAGCCAAGGCCACGCACATGCACAAAATCTGAACGAATCCGGCGTGAAGGTCGTGGTCGGTCTGCGCAAGGGTGGCGCATCTTGGGACAAGGTTGGCAAGGCTGGCCTGAACGTGATGGAAGTCAATGATGCAGTGAAGGCCGCTGATGTGGTCATGATGCTGTTGCCTGACGAAAACATCCCTGATGTTTACAACAACAACGTTGCCCCCAATATCAAGGCTGGCGCTGTGCTGGCTTTTGCTCACGGCTTCAACGTGCATTACAACCAAGTCGTGCCCCGCGCCGACGTGGACGTGATCATGGTGGCTCCTAAGGGCCCCGGCCACACCGTGCGCTCCGAGTACCTCAAGGGCGGCGGCGTTCCTTCGCTGATCGCTGTGTACCAAGACGTTTCCGGTAAGGCCCGTGATATCGCTCTGTCTTACGCTTCTGCCAATGGCGGCGGCAAGGGCGGCATCATCGAAACCAACTTCAAGGAAGAAACCGAGACCGATCTGTTCGGTGAGCAAGCCGTTCTGTGCGGCGGTGCGGTTGAGCTGGTGAAGATGGGCTTCGAGACCCTGACCGAAGCTGGCTACGCTCCTGAAATGGCTTACTTCGAGTGCCTGCACGAGCTCAAGCTGATCGTTGACCTGATGTATGAAGGCGGTATCGCCAACATGAACTACTCCATCTCGAACAACGCCGAGTATGGTGAGTATGTGACTGGCACCGAAGTCATCAACGACAAGTCGCGCGAAGCCATGCGCAACGCCTTGAAGCGCATCCAAAGCGGTGAATACGCCAAGATGTTCATCAGCGAAGGTCGCCTGAACTACCCATCGATGACTGCACGTCGTCGCCAGAATGCTGACCACGCCATCGAGCAAGTGGGCGGCCAACTGCGCGCCATGATGCCTTGGATCTCCAAGAACAAGCTGGTTGATCAAACCCGCAACTAA
- the pssA gene encoding CDP-diacylglycerol--serine O-phosphatidyltransferase → MQNSNESAEVTGTQRKMRKGIYVLPNLFTLAALFGGFYSIVMAMNNKFELAALGVFCAMVLDSLDGRVARMTNTQSAFGEQMDSLSDMVSFGAAPALIAYEWALRPLGRWGWLAAFVYCACAALRLARFNVNTTVVDKRYFQGMPSPAAAALVAGFIWLTSALMVSHRDVPIFGDVMSWFGGYPTDRADLAWIMFAITLFAGLTMVTNIPYYSFKDIGGAKSMPFVSLVVVALLMAVVSIEPATMLFLVFVGYSISGYVIYVWRRAKGEHVSIVSTSKDEPDERGLHDD, encoded by the coding sequence ATGCAAAACAGCAATGAATCTGCCGAAGTAACGGGTACTCAGCGCAAGATGCGCAAAGGCATTTATGTGCTGCCCAATCTGTTCACGCTAGCGGCACTGTTTGGGGGGTTCTACTCCATCGTGATGGCCATGAACAATAAGTTCGAACTGGCCGCTTTGGGTGTTTTCTGCGCCATGGTGCTCGACAGCCTAGACGGTCGTGTGGCCCGTATGACGAACACCCAAAGCGCATTTGGTGAGCAAATGGATTCGCTCTCCGACATGGTTTCTTTTGGTGCTGCTCCCGCGCTGATCGCCTATGAATGGGCGCTGCGCCCACTGGGCCGCTGGGGTTGGTTGGCGGCCTTTGTGTACTGCGCCTGCGCCGCACTGCGTTTGGCACGTTTTAACGTCAACACGACCGTGGTTGATAAGCGTTACTTTCAGGGTATGCCTTCGCCAGCAGCTGCAGCCTTGGTAGCAGGCTTTATCTGGCTGACCAGCGCTTTGATGGTGTCGCACCGCGATGTTCCGATCTTTGGTGATGTGATGTCCTGGTTTGGTGGCTACCCCACAGATCGCGCTGACTTGGCTTGGATCATGTTTGCCATCACGCTGTTTGCTGGCCTGACGATGGTCACCAATATTCCTTATTACAGCTTCAAGGACATTGGCGGCGCTAAGAGCATGCCGTTTGTTTCGCTGGTGGTGGTCGCTTTGTTGATGGCTGTCGTGAGTATTGAGCCAGCCACCATGCTGTTTTTGGTGTTTGTGGGCTACTCCATCTCTGGCTATGTGATTTATGTTTGGCGCCGCGCCAAGGGGGAGCATGTGAGCATTGTCTCCACCTCTAAAGACGAGCCTGACGAGCGCGGCTTGCACGACGATTAA
- the leuA gene encoding 2-isopropylmalate synthase, translated as MLQNPSTKYRAFAPVRLTDRTWPNVVITKPPVWCSVDLRDGNQALIEPMDIDRKVQMFEQLVKIGFKEIEVGFPSASQVEFDFMRKLIEENRIPDDVTVQVLTQAREHLIRRTFESLQGAPRAIVHLYNATAPVMRRVVLNMSEDEIVELAVTNAQMFKDIAAENPSTKWTFQYSPEMYSDTELEFSKRVIDAVTDVWQPTPENKCIINLPTTVEHSTPNIFADMVEWTGRNIKRRDSVVISVHPHNDRGTGTAAAELSLMAGADRLEGCLFGNGERTGNLDVVNVALNMYIQGVNPGLDFSNIDDIRATVEHCNQLPVHPRHPYVGELVYTSFSGSHQDAIKKAFADRKEGDIWDMPYLPIDPKDLGRSYEAVIRVNSQSGKGGIAYLLESEYGLQLPRRLQIEFSQVVQREMDISGKELSAAALWELFQREYGVNTVKAPQYRLSEADGVVSMTAEVEVAGRKHVLESQGTGPIDAFVQALSAAVGRNVRVLNYSEHAIGEGANAKAIAYVELRVDDGQVCYGVGVDANIVSASLRAIISGVQRVPSAAEEVATA; from the coding sequence ATGTTGCAAAACCCTTCTACCAAATATCGTGCCTTCGCTCCCGTGCGCTTGACGGACCGTACATGGCCCAATGTCGTTATCACCAAGCCCCCAGTCTGGTGCAGCGTGGATTTGCGTGATGGCAATCAGGCCTTGATCGAGCCCATGGACATCGATCGCAAGGTGCAGATGTTTGAGCAACTGGTGAAGATTGGCTTCAAGGAAATTGAAGTGGGTTTCCCGTCTGCCTCGCAAGTCGAGTTTGACTTCATGCGCAAGCTGATCGAGGAAAATCGTATCCCCGATGATGTGACGGTGCAGGTTTTGACACAGGCGCGTGAGCACCTGATTCGCCGTACTTTTGAGTCTTTGCAAGGTGCGCCTCGTGCGATTGTTCACCTCTACAACGCAACAGCGCCTGTGATGCGTCGTGTGGTGCTGAACATGAGCGAAGACGAAATTGTGGAGTTGGCTGTAACCAACGCTCAGATGTTCAAGGACATTGCTGCGGAGAACCCTTCGACGAAGTGGACCTTCCAGTACTCGCCCGAAATGTATTCGGATACTGAGTTGGAGTTCTCCAAGCGCGTAATCGATGCAGTGACGGATGTATGGCAGCCCACGCCAGAGAACAAGTGCATCATCAATTTGCCCACCACCGTTGAGCATTCCACCCCCAATATCTTTGCCGACATGGTGGAGTGGACGGGTCGCAACATCAAACGCCGTGATAGCGTGGTGATCTCGGTTCACCCTCACAATGACCGCGGCACAGGCACGGCGGCTGCCGAATTGTCTTTGATGGCAGGCGCGGACCGTTTGGAAGGCTGTTTGTTTGGCAATGGCGAGCGCACCGGTAACTTGGATGTGGTCAACGTCGCCCTCAATATGTATATCCAGGGTGTGAATCCCGGTCTGGATTTTTCCAATATCGACGATATCCGTGCAACGGTTGAGCATTGCAACCAGCTGCCGGTGCATCCGCGTCACCCTTATGTGGGGGAGCTGGTTTACACCTCTTTCTCTGGTTCACACCAAGATGCCATCAAAAAGGCATTTGCTGATCGCAAGGAAGGCGATATCTGGGATATGCCATACCTGCCAATCGACCCCAAAGATTTGGGCCGTAGTTACGAGGCTGTGATTCGCGTGAACAGCCAGTCAGGTAAGGGCGGCATTGCCTATTTGCTGGAAAGCGAATACGGCTTGCAATTGCCCCGTCGCTTGCAGATTGAATTTAGCCAAGTGGTGCAGCGCGAGATGGATATCAGCGGTAAGGAATTGTCTGCAGCAGCGCTGTGGGAGCTGTTCCAACGTGAATATGGCGTCAACACGGTGAAGGCTCCTCAGTACCGTTTGAGTGAAGCCGATGGCGTGGTCAGCATGACTGCAGAGGTTGAAGTGGCTGGCAGAAAGCATGTCTTGGAAAGCCAAGGAACAGGCCCGATTGATGCCTTTGTACAAGCCCTTTCGGCTGCAGTGGGCCGCAATGTGCGCGTGTTGAACTACTCTGAACACGCGATTGGTGAAGGCGCTAATGCCAAGGCCATTGCTTACGTTGAACTGCGCGTAGATGATGGTCAAGTTTGCTACGGGGTTGGCGTAGATGCCAATATCGTGTCGGCCTCGCTTCGGGCCATTATTTCGGGCGTACAACGTGTCCCGTCGGCTGCTGAAGAAGTGGCAACTGCCTAA
- the pbpG gene encoding D-alanyl-D-alanine endopeptidase, with amino-acid sequence MPMLRSFRLAKLPQVLSLALLSCALAVPVAQATTKKDVKKPVATAAASSKKGAKAPAAKVASSKARVAAEPKKAKGAKVAKAVSKKGAKSEVVAKADKSRTSGRKRLAKAGAGGAAVAAAAVAVSVEPARRSYGQMAGLHSVTDPLDLQSSVAYVIDQDTHEVLLSKNDQAVLPIASLTKIMTGLLVSQARLPMDEMITITQDDVDTEKHSSSRLRVGTTLTRSEMMHLALMSSENRAAHALGRTYPGGLGQFVQQMNAKAMQLGMKDTRYVEPTGLSSSNQSSARDLARLVAVAHEDPMMREYSTSHGYEVAVGRRTLQFNNTNRLVKSDNWDIGLQKTGYISEAGRCLVMQAQVSGRKLIMVFLDSAGKFSRLADAERVRHWVEGMPSASSVVAQRIRG; translated from the coding sequence ATGCCAATGCTGCGTTCATTTCGCCTTGCAAAACTACCTCAGGTGTTGTCTTTAGCTCTGTTGAGCTGTGCGTTAGCTGTGCCCGTTGCACAAGCGACAACTAAAAAAGACGTTAAAAAGCCCGTTGCCACTGCCGCTGCGTCCTCTAAAAAAGGAGCTAAAGCGCCCGCTGCTAAAGTTGCCTCTTCTAAAGCCCGCGTGGCTGCGGAGCCTAAAAAAGCCAAGGGTGCCAAAGTAGCCAAGGCGGTCAGCAAAAAAGGCGCCAAGTCTGAAGTGGTGGCTAAGGCTGATAAGTCCAGAACTTCTGGCAGGAAGCGCTTAGCCAAGGCTGGGGCTGGCGGCGCGGCAGTCGCTGCTGCTGCAGTTGCGGTATCTGTGGAACCTGCCCGCAGGTCTTATGGGCAGATGGCAGGTCTGCACTCGGTGACGGATCCGCTGGATCTGCAAAGCAGCGTGGCCTATGTGATCGATCAAGATACGCATGAAGTGTTGCTTAGCAAGAACGATCAGGCGGTTTTGCCCATTGCTTCACTCACTAAGATCATGACGGGCTTGCTGGTCTCGCAGGCTCGTTTGCCTATGGATGAGATGATCACCATCACTCAAGATGATGTGGATACCGAAAAGCACAGTAGCTCGCGTTTGCGGGTGGGGACGACCTTGACGCGCTCTGAGATGATGCATCTTGCGCTGATGTCTAGTGAAAACCGTGCTGCCCATGCACTGGGTCGCACTTATCCGGGTGGCCTGGGGCAGTTTGTGCAGCAAATGAACGCGAAGGCCATGCAGCTGGGCATGAAAGACACGCGTTATGTAGAGCCTACGGGCCTGTCCAGTAGCAATCAGTCCAGCGCACGTGACTTGGCTCGTTTGGTAGCTGTTGCACACGAAGATCCAATGATGCGCGAATACTCGACATCTCATGGCTATGAAGTGGCTGTGGGACGCCGCACTTTGCAGTTCAACAATACCAACCGTTTAGTCAAAAGCGACAACTGGGATATTGGTTTGCAAAAGACGGGCTATATCTCCGAGGCTGGTCGCTGCTTGGTGATGCAGGCCCAAGTTTCCGGTCGCAAGCTGATCATGGTGTTCCTGGATTCTGCAGGTAAGTTTAGCCGCCTAGCTGATGCTGAGCGAGTGCGTCATTGGGTTGAAGGCATGCCCAGTGCAAGCAGCGTTGTAGCTCAGCGTATTCGTGGCTAA